One window of Nocardia nova SH22a genomic DNA carries:
- a CDS encoding acyl-CoA dehydrogenase, with product MGHYKSNVRDLEFTLFEVYGLSAVLDTDAFGDLDGETARTMLAEAARLAEGPVADSYAETDRHPPVFDSDSHSVRIPEPFKRSVRAWQDAQWWRVAKSEPIGGVPAPSMLAWAINELILGAQPAAYMYLSGPMMADVLAGIGTEHQRRWAAKAVERNWGATMVLTEPDAGSDVGAGRTTATEQHDGSWHLEGVKRFITSADSDDLFENIMHLVLARPAGAGPGTKGLSLFIVPKFNFDHDTCEPGERNGVFVTNVEHKMGLKASATCELTFGGHGIPAVGYLVGDVHNGIAQMFQVIEEARMMVGTKAIATLSTGYLNALDYAKTRVQGSDPARAADKAAPKVTIIHHPDVRRSLMMQKAYAEGLRSIYLYTAGHQDPVVARHISGADDDLAARVNDLLLPIVKGVGSERAYQYLTESLQTFGGSGYLQDYPIEQYIRDAKIDSVYEGTTAIQAQDFFFRKIARDNGIALAHVLGQVRATAESDSDRGRLKNEKTLLSHALEDVREIIGRLTTHLLEAVEEPREVYKIGLNAVRCLLAVGDLLVAWRLIVAAETAVAAIEAGQNTAFYAGKVAVASFFANSVLPHVTAELAVVSATDATVMDLEEAGF from the coding sequence GTGGGCCATTACAAAAGCAACGTTCGCGACCTCGAATTCACCCTGTTCGAGGTGTACGGCCTGAGCGCGGTCCTCGATACCGACGCCTTCGGCGATCTGGACGGCGAGACCGCACGCACGATGCTGGCCGAGGCCGCCCGCCTGGCCGAAGGGCCGGTGGCCGACTCGTATGCCGAAACAGACCGCCACCCACCGGTTTTCGACAGCGACTCGCACTCGGTACGGATCCCGGAGCCGTTCAAGCGGTCCGTTCGCGCATGGCAGGACGCGCAGTGGTGGCGCGTGGCCAAGAGCGAGCCGATCGGCGGCGTGCCCGCGCCGTCGATGCTGGCCTGGGCGATCAACGAACTGATCCTCGGCGCCCAGCCCGCGGCCTACATGTACCTGAGCGGCCCGATGATGGCGGACGTCCTCGCCGGCATCGGTACCGAGCACCAGCGGCGATGGGCCGCGAAAGCGGTCGAGCGCAACTGGGGCGCGACGATGGTGCTGACCGAACCGGACGCCGGCTCCGACGTCGGAGCCGGCCGCACCACAGCGACCGAACAGCACGACGGTTCCTGGCACCTCGAGGGCGTCAAGCGCTTCATCACCTCCGCCGACTCCGACGACCTGTTCGAAAACATCATGCACCTGGTGCTGGCCCGCCCCGCCGGCGCCGGGCCCGGCACCAAGGGACTGAGCCTGTTCATCGTCCCCAAATTCAACTTCGACCACGACACCTGCGAGCCGGGCGAACGCAACGGTGTCTTCGTCACCAACGTCGAACACAAAATGGGTCTCAAAGCCTCGGCCACGTGCGAGCTGACCTTCGGCGGCCACGGCATCCCCGCGGTCGGCTACCTGGTGGGAGACGTCCACAACGGAATCGCCCAGATGTTCCAGGTCATCGAAGAAGCCCGGATGATGGTCGGCACCAAGGCCATCGCGACATTGTCCACCGGATACCTCAATGCGCTCGACTACGCGAAAACCCGTGTGCAGGGCAGCGATCCGGCTCGGGCCGCCGACAAGGCGGCGCCGAAGGTGACCATCATCCATCACCCCGATGTGCGCCGTTCGCTGATGATGCAGAAGGCCTACGCCGAGGGATTGCGATCGATCTACCTCTACACCGCCGGCCACCAGGATCCCGTGGTCGCCCGGCACATTTCCGGCGCCGACGACGATCTCGCCGCGCGGGTCAACGACCTGCTGCTGCCCATCGTCAAAGGTGTGGGCTCCGAACGCGCCTACCAGTACCTCACCGAATCCCTGCAAACCTTCGGCGGTTCCGGGTACCTCCAGGACTATCCGATCGAGCAGTACATCCGTGATGCCAAGATCGACTCCGTCTACGAGGGCACCACGGCTATCCAGGCGCAAGACTTCTTCTTCCGGAAAATCGCCCGCGACAACGGGATTGCGCTCGCGCACGTACTCGGACAAGTCCGCGCCACCGCCGAATCCGACTCCGACCGCGGACGGCTGAAGAACGAGAAGACGCTGCTCTCCCACGCTCTCGAAGACGTCCGGGAGATCATCGGCAGGCTCACCACCCATCTCCTGGAAGCTGTCGAAGAGCCTCGCGAGGTGTACAAGATCGGCCTCAACGCCGTCCGATGCCTCCTCGCCGTCGGCGATCTGCTGGTGGCCTGGCGCCTCATCGTCGCCGCCGAAACAGCTGTCGCCGCAATCGAAGCCGGGCAGAACACCGCGTTCTACGCGGGCAAGGTCGCGGTGGCCTCGTTCTTCGCCAACTCCGTGCTCCCGCACGTCACCGCGGAACTCGCAGTCGTCTCCGCCACCGACGCGACCGTGATGGACCTCGAGGAGGCCGGATTCTGA
- a CDS encoding MFS transporter, with protein MTAQDSPTPATDTGSTVSSAPSPTAITLNHTGTAFIWTYVLAIFGIWTAVLTPTMITLALRVAQAVPAHASVAYSAIAATGALVSLPAGPFFGRLADITMSRFGRRRPWLVVAAASIMVGNGIVAVSGSIAGLIAGWIIVSVAGTIGLTVLWSMLADSIPPQRAGFVAGLAGAAQGVGLIAGTFIVRITPGMTPRLIIPAALGAGLVLIFVAILRETDFAGHVRPVFNVRDFARTLYFDPRKAPDFAWCLASIFGITLGAAVVATFLVYFLQTELKLDDASLVPTVFEATLIINGTASIISPLGGRLADRIGRRKPLFAAAGLFVAVGCTVMDVVGTIPEFLTGCVFFGIGYGLLLGQMLALAASTMTSWENAARDLGLVVLTQSAALMVAPLVAPALLAVDGPNNYRLLYAFGAAAALLAVPALLGIRRRC; from the coding sequence ATGACAGCCCAAGATTCGCCCACACCCGCGACCGATACCGGTTCCACAGTCTCCAGCGCCCCTTCGCCCACGGCCATCACTCTCAATCACACCGGAACCGCATTCATCTGGACGTATGTCCTGGCGATCTTCGGTATATGGACGGCCGTTCTGACCCCGACCATGATCACCTTGGCGCTCCGGGTCGCGCAGGCCGTCCCGGCGCATGCGTCCGTGGCCTATTCGGCGATCGCGGCCACCGGCGCTCTCGTGTCATTGCCCGCGGGCCCGTTCTTCGGGCGCCTGGCCGATATCACCATGTCGCGCTTCGGCCGACGACGGCCGTGGCTGGTCGTCGCGGCCGCCAGCATCATGGTGGGCAACGGAATCGTCGCCGTTTCCGGCTCCATCGCCGGACTCATCGCCGGATGGATCATCGTCTCGGTGGCCGGCACCATCGGATTGACGGTGTTGTGGTCCATGCTCGCGGATTCCATTCCGCCGCAGCGCGCGGGTTTCGTCGCCGGTCTCGCAGGTGCGGCCCAGGGCGTCGGTCTCATCGCGGGGACATTCATCGTCCGCATCACGCCGGGAATGACCCCGCGACTGATCATTCCGGCAGCTCTCGGCGCCGGTCTCGTCCTGATATTCGTCGCCATCCTCCGGGAAACCGATTTCGCGGGACATGTCCGGCCGGTCTTCAATGTCCGCGACTTCGCCCGGACGCTGTATTTCGATCCGAGAAAGGCACCCGACTTCGCCTGGTGCCTGGCCTCCATCTTCGGCATCACGCTCGGTGCGGCAGTCGTGGCGACGTTCCTGGTCTACTTCCTGCAAACCGAACTGAAACTCGATGACGCGTCCCTGGTTCCCACCGTCTTCGAGGCGACGCTGATCATCAACGGCACAGCGTCGATCATCAGTCCCCTGGGCGGCCGCCTCGCCGACCGGATCGGCAGGCGCAAGCCCTTGTTCGCCGCCGCGGGCCTTTTCGTCGCCGTCGGATGCACCGTGATGGACGTTGTCGGCACGATCCCCGAATTCCTCACCGGCTGCGTATTCTTCGGCATCGGATACGGCCTGCTGCTCGGGCAGATGCTGGCCTTGGCGGCATCCACGATGACCTCGTGGGAGAACGCGGCCCGCGACCTCGGCCTCGTCGTACTGACCCAGTCTGCCGCTTTGATGGTCGCGCCCCTCGTGGCGCCGGCGCTCCTCGCCGTCGACGGCCCGAACAACTACCGCCTGCTGTACGCGTTCGGAGCCGCCGCCGCCCTGCTCGCGGTACCCGCGCTGCTCGGCATCCGGCGCCGGTGCTGA
- a CDS encoding aspartate aminotransferase family protein — translation MGIDSSATAFERTRRSVGGGVSSGLRAAMRPVPLFVERGHGAHLWDLDGDRYLDYVMAWGPLVHGHSHPHVIDAVARVATSMQVVGMGHRLEYEAAEAVLESVPGAQRLVWTNTGTEAVQVALRFARAATGRHRIVKFAKAYHGWHDSVYASMGADDTGESPVPAALGQSPNAHADLIISRFNDTAGIAELLAHAEERRIAAVLVDPVMSNAGVLTPEPGFLETLRSLCDRHGVVLIFDEVITGFRIARGGAAERFGVRPDLSVFGKAIAGGFTQSAVVGRADIIDLVEHGLTHAGTFNGNPIALAAVKSAMELSSAPGVFEKLEDLGDAFEQAITDVLVSTGAPGSLRRVGSLAQFVPRDQATSLHGTDGLWAEIAAGMLESGVVFMPSGKIFLSTAHTLADIQETASRLERVLQQVCARSA, via the coding sequence ATGGGAATCGACTCCTCCGCAACCGCATTCGAGCGGACCCGTCGCAGCGTCGGCGGTGGCGTCAGCTCGGGCCTTCGCGCCGCGATGCGGCCGGTTCCGCTCTTCGTCGAGCGCGGCCACGGGGCTCACCTCTGGGACCTCGACGGGGACCGCTACCTCGACTACGTGATGGCCTGGGGGCCGTTGGTCCACGGCCACAGCCACCCGCACGTCATCGACGCGGTGGCACGGGTCGCGACCTCGATGCAGGTCGTGGGGATGGGCCATCGTCTCGAGTACGAAGCCGCCGAGGCCGTACTCGAATCCGTGCCGGGCGCACAGCGTCTCGTATGGACGAATACCGGAACCGAGGCCGTGCAGGTTGCTCTGAGATTCGCACGAGCAGCAACCGGTCGGCACCGCATCGTCAAGTTCGCGAAGGCCTACCACGGCTGGCACGACAGCGTGTACGCGAGCATGGGCGCGGACGACACGGGTGAGTCGCCCGTACCCGCCGCTCTCGGCCAGAGCCCCAATGCCCACGCCGATCTGATCATCAGCCGGTTCAACGACACCGCCGGCATCGCCGAGTTGCTGGCTCACGCTGAAGAGCGCCGAATCGCCGCCGTGCTCGTCGACCCGGTCATGAGCAACGCCGGGGTGCTCACACCGGAACCAGGCTTCCTCGAAACCCTGCGCAGCCTGTGCGACCGGCACGGGGTCGTGTTGATCTTCGACGAGGTCATCACCGGATTCCGGATAGCACGCGGCGGCGCTGCCGAAAGGTTCGGTGTCCGCCCGGATCTCTCGGTGTTCGGCAAGGCGATCGCCGGTGGGTTCACGCAGAGTGCGGTCGTCGGTCGTGCGGACATCATCGATCTGGTCGAGCACGGCCTCACCCATGCCGGAACGTTCAACGGCAACCCGATCGCGCTCGCAGCGGTGAAATCCGCGATGGAATTATCCTCCGCGCCGGGCGTATTCGAGAAACTGGAAGATCTGGGCGACGCCTTCGAGCAGGCGATCACCGACGTGCTGGTTTCGACCGGCGCGCCCGGCAGTCTCCGGCGCGTCGGGTCGCTCGCGCAGTTCGTGCCGCGCGATCAGGCCACGAGTCTGCACGGCACGGACGGACTGTGGGCCGAGATCGCGGCCGGGATGCTCGAATCGGGTGTCGTCTTCATGCCGTCCGGAAAGATATTCCTCAGCACCGCGCACACGCTCGCCGACATCCAGGAGACGGCCTCGCGCCTCGAGCGAGTCCTGCAGCAGGTCTGCGCCCGTTCCGCATAG
- a CDS encoding phytanoyl-CoA dioxygenase family protein: MTTEAKAALRSVAATAPLAEILDIVAKDGGVIIENFLSAEQIARFNAEVEQPMAALSPGSTHENEIVAEFHGRNTKRLTNLVTHSKTFREEILEQDLVHDLCDALFLEESGTYWLTTAQLIEIGPGNRAQFLHRDLENWYPFVGMGPQGPEVCVNFMIAFTDFTEENGATRVIPGSHLWDDFEDRGTPEDTIPAVMKAGDAFFYSGKTVHGGGANVTTDEYRRGLAFPLNLGFLTGEEAYPFLVDMEVAKQLSPRVQRILGFRSQYPKGSPGLWQVDYAELGDYLKL; this comes from the coding sequence ATGACTACCGAAGCCAAGGCCGCTCTACGATCCGTGGCGGCGACGGCCCCCCTCGCCGAGATTCTCGACATCGTCGCTAAGGACGGCGGCGTGATCATCGAGAACTTCCTGTCGGCGGAGCAGATCGCGCGGTTCAACGCCGAGGTCGAGCAGCCCATGGCAGCGCTGTCTCCGGGTTCGACGCACGAGAACGAGATCGTCGCCGAGTTCCACGGCCGCAATACCAAGCGGTTGACGAACCTCGTCACGCACAGCAAGACCTTCCGCGAGGAGATCCTCGAGCAGGACCTGGTCCACGACCTGTGCGACGCCCTGTTCCTCGAGGAGTCCGGTACTTACTGGCTGACCACGGCGCAGCTCATCGAGATCGGTCCCGGGAACAGGGCTCAGTTCCTGCACCGGGACCTGGAGAACTGGTATCCGTTCGTCGGCATGGGCCCGCAAGGTCCCGAGGTGTGCGTGAATTTCATGATCGCCTTCACCGACTTCACCGAGGAGAACGGCGCCACGCGGGTCATCCCGGGCAGTCACCTCTGGGACGACTTCGAGGATCGCGGCACCCCCGAGGACACCATCCCCGCGGTCATGAAGGCCGGTGACGCGTTCTTCTACAGCGGTAAGACCGTGCACGGCGGCGGAGCGAACGTCACGACCGACGAGTACCGCCGGGGGCTGGCCTTCCCACTGAACCTGGGCTTCCTCACCGGCGAGGAGGCCTACCCGTTCCTCGTCGACATGGAGGTCGCGAAGCAGCTCTCGCCGCGGGTGCAGCGGATTCTCGGTTTCCGTTCCCAGTACCCCAAGGGCTCGCCCGGCCTCTGGCAGGTGGACTACGCCGAGCTCGGGGACTACCTGAAGCTCTGA
- a CDS encoding TetR/AcrR family transcriptional regulator, whose protein sequence is MQFIDAAVRVIAERGVASATTRRIAEAADAPLASLHYCFRDKDGLFLAVFEHLAAEITKQFTSIEPGELEATAAEVVRRSVRWLMDHPDYALAEIDLYMWMTRHRPALAKESYDVFLRAVTDVLQRAAGPGARTEAIRNLGSVLIGATDGLVLQWASDRDRARADAFADVLCAGIPAMCSGIRG, encoded by the coding sequence GTGCAGTTCATCGATGCGGCGGTCCGAGTCATCGCCGAGCGCGGGGTCGCGAGCGCGACGACGCGCCGGATCGCCGAAGCGGCCGACGCGCCCCTGGCCTCCCTGCACTACTGCTTCCGAGACAAGGACGGCCTCTTCCTCGCCGTCTTCGAGCACCTCGCCGCCGAAATCACCAAGCAGTTCACCTCCATCGAGCCGGGCGAGCTCGAGGCGACCGCGGCGGAAGTCGTCCGGCGTTCGGTGCGCTGGCTGATGGACCATCCGGACTACGCGCTGGCGGAGATCGATCTGTACATGTGGATGACCCGTCATCGGCCGGCGCTGGCGAAGGAGTCGTACGACGTCTTCCTGCGGGCGGTCACCGACGTGCTGCAGCGTGCGGCGGGGCCGGGCGCGCGCACGGAGGCCATCCGGAATCTCGGCTCGGTGCTGATCGGCGCCACCGACGGACTGGTGTTGCAGTGGGCCTCGGATCGCGATCGGGCGCGGGCCGACGCCTTCGCCGATGTGCTCTGCGCGGGGATCCCGGCCATGTGCAGCGGGATTCGGGGGTAG
- a CDS encoding AMP-binding protein → MSEADTTAVTHAWAAMTPTAFLDRAAAAHGSRIAVVDGDSRWTYTEFRDRCRRLAGGLREIAAGRPVAVLAPNTHELLEAHYGVPWAGVPLVALNTRLGIRELTYILEHSGSGVIVCDARYASLVREVCDALDRPPVVIGSGCAGSDYEKLIARAEPCREQITDESSLLAINYTSGTTGAPKGVMYHHRGAYLQSLAMASHFALGPHSVHLWTLPMFHCNGWCFTWAVTAAGGTHVCLPKVEPAEIWRLIQRERVTCLNGAPAVLDMIAHFDDASMLSRAVSVGTGGAPPAPAVLRRMARLGFDITHLYGLTESFGPALICEPVPEWEGLDEESVIRLKARQGVGNIVSLPPRVVDESGGDVPADGRTVGEIALRGNNVMLGYLGDEAATREAIPDGWFRTGDLAVRHHDGYIELRDRSKDIIISGGENIASVEVEHVLAEHPAVLEAAVVGTADPRWGEIPVAFVHLAPGAGATAEELVEHVKRNLARYKAPRKVLFGPLPKTSTGKTQKYLLRARAAEEHSPAPEVAGRDRET, encoded by the coding sequence ATGTCTGAGGCGGATACGACCGCGGTGACGCACGCCTGGGCGGCGATGACGCCCACGGCGTTCCTCGACCGGGCCGCAGCCGCACACGGCTCCCGCATCGCGGTCGTCGACGGCGACTCACGTTGGACCTACACCGAATTCCGCGACCGGTGCCGACGACTCGCGGGCGGGCTGCGAGAGATCGCCGCCGGGCGGCCGGTGGCGGTACTCGCGCCCAACACCCACGAACTTCTGGAAGCCCACTACGGCGTGCCCTGGGCGGGAGTTCCCTTGGTAGCCCTCAACACTCGACTCGGGATCCGGGAGTTGACCTACATCCTGGAGCATTCGGGTAGCGGGGTGATCGTCTGCGATGCCCGGTACGCGAGCCTGGTTCGCGAGGTCTGCGACGCCCTGGATCGGCCCCCGGTGGTCATCGGCTCGGGATGCGCCGGCTCCGACTACGAGAAGCTGATCGCGCGCGCCGAACCCTGCCGGGAACAGATCACCGACGAAAGCTCGCTGCTGGCAATCAATTACACCTCCGGCACCACGGGGGCGCCGAAGGGGGTCATGTACCACCATCGCGGCGCGTATCTGCAGTCGCTGGCCATGGCGAGCCATTTCGCGCTGGGTCCGCATTCCGTCCACCTGTGGACACTGCCCATGTTCCATTGCAACGGTTGGTGTTTCACCTGGGCCGTCACGGCGGCGGGCGGCACGCATGTATGCCTGCCCAAGGTCGAGCCCGCCGAGATATGGCGACTGATCCAGCGGGAGCGGGTCACCTGCCTCAACGGTGCCCCTGCCGTGCTCGACATGATCGCGCATTTCGACGATGCCTCGATGCTGTCGCGCGCCGTGTCGGTGGGCACCGGAGGTGCGCCGCCCGCTCCGGCGGTGCTGCGCCGGATGGCGCGCCTCGGATTCGACATCACGCACCTCTACGGGCTGACCGAAAGCTTCGGTCCCGCGCTCATCTGCGAGCCGGTGCCCGAGTGGGAGGGCCTCGACGAGGAGTCCGTGATCCGGCTGAAGGCGCGACAAGGAGTCGGCAACATCGTGTCACTGCCGCCGCGAGTGGTCGACGAGTCCGGCGGGGACGTACCCGCCGACGGCAGGACGGTCGGTGAGATCGCACTGCGCGGCAACAACGTCATGCTCGGGTACCTCGGCGACGAGGCCGCCACCCGGGAGGCGATTCCGGACGGCTGGTTCCGGACCGGCGATCTCGCGGTGCGCCACCACGACGGGTACATCGAACTGCGCGACCGGAGCAAGGACATCATCATCAGCGGGGGTGAGAACATCGCCAGCGTCGAGGTCGAGCATGTCCTCGCCGAGCACCCCGCTGTGCTCGAGGCGGCGGTCGTCGGCACCGCCGATCCCCGCTGGGGCGAGATCCCTGTCGCATTCGTGCATCTCGCGCCCGGAGCCGGAGCGACGGCCGAGGAACTCGTGGAGCACGTCAAACGGAACTTGGCGCGCTACAAGGCTCCGCGCAAGGTTCTCTTCGGTCCGCTTCCCAAGACGTCGACGGGCAAGACCCAGAAGTACCTGCTGCGAGCCCGAGCCGCCGAGGAGCATTCCCCGGCCCCGGAGGTTGCGGGCCGCGATCGCGAGACCTGA
- a CDS encoding flavin-containing monooxygenase: protein MDLNGPPEIDVVIVGAGISGIAAAAELQRKCPGKSFAVLEMRESLGGTWDLFTYPGIRSDSDMFTLGYGFKPWTEREAIASGGAIKNYLRETADQFGITEKIRFGTRLISASWSSADDIWTLGLRDANGDTQLRCRFLHLATGYYSYRGGFNPELPGEDSFEGQVVHPQEWPEDLDYRDRKVAVIGSGATAITLVPSLAGETSKVTMVQRSPTYVSIAPAVDPEAERLREEVGSEAAFNQIRLRNLHAQQETYRYARQHPQEFKKAIFDAIDDVVGIEVRKAHFTPTYEPWDQRVCLVPGADLFRAIRDGSADVVTGHIDRLTPTGVAMRDGTHVDADIIVKATGLNLVMGGEATFDVDGEIVDFGRCWTYKGLALSGVPNLTYAFGFVNSSWTLRIEAVDDFLCRVLAHMDEVGARRVTPTLAPGDDAMPRLPYTAGVTSGYMQRAARRMPAQGDHEPWLNPQNYAETIGLLESVDDDILRYV from the coding sequence ATGGATTTGAACGGCCCGCCCGAGATCGACGTCGTCATCGTCGGCGCCGGTATTTCCGGAATTGCCGCCGCTGCCGAGCTGCAGCGGAAATGTCCCGGCAAGAGTTTCGCGGTGCTGGAGATGCGCGAATCCCTGGGTGGCACTTGGGATCTGTTCACCTATCCGGGCATACGCTCCGACAGTGACATGTTCACGCTGGGCTACGGCTTCAAGCCCTGGACCGAACGAGAGGCGATCGCTTCCGGCGGGGCGATCAAGAACTACCTGCGGGAGACCGCCGATCAGTTCGGCATCACCGAGAAGATCCGGTTCGGAACCCGTCTGATCTCCGCGTCGTGGAGCAGCGCGGACGACATCTGGACCCTGGGACTGCGCGACGCGAACGGTGACACCCAGCTGCGCTGCCGGTTCCTCCACCTCGCCACCGGCTACTACAGCTACCGCGGCGGGTTCAATCCCGAACTGCCCGGCGAGGATTCGTTCGAAGGCCAAGTGGTCCACCCACAGGAGTGGCCCGAGGACCTCGACTACCGGGACCGCAAGGTCGCGGTGATCGGGTCGGGCGCCACCGCCATCACGCTCGTTCCCAGCCTCGCGGGCGAGACGTCGAAGGTGACCATGGTCCAGAGGTCGCCCACCTACGTGTCCATCGCGCCTGCCGTCGATCCCGAAGCCGAGCGATTGAGGGAGGAGGTGGGGTCCGAGGCCGCATTCAATCAGATCCGTCTGCGTAATCTGCACGCCCAGCAGGAGACCTACCGTTACGCCCGGCAGCACCCGCAGGAGTTCAAGAAGGCGATCTTCGATGCCATCGACGATGTCGTCGGAATCGAGGTCCGCAAAGCCCATTTCACTCCCACCTACGAACCGTGGGATCAACGCGTCTGCCTGGTGCCCGGCGCCGATCTCTTCCGAGCGATCCGCGACGGATCCGCCGACGTGGTGACCGGCCACATCGACCGGCTCACCCCGACCGGCGTGGCGATGCGGGACGGGACGCATGTCGACGCCGACATCATCGTGAAGGCGACGGGTCTGAACCTCGTCATGGGCGGTGAGGCGACATTCGACGTCGACGGTGAGATCGTCGATTTCGGGCGCTGCTGGACCTACAAGGGCCTGGCGTTGTCCGGAGTGCCGAACCTGACCTACGCCTTCGGGTTCGTGAACTCGTCGTGGACGCTCCGGATCGAAGCGGTCGACGATTTCTTGTGTCGCGTTCTCGCGCATATGGACGAAGTCGGCGCACGACGAGTCACCCCCACCCTGGCGCCTGGCGACGACGCCATGCCGCGGCTCCCCTATACCGCGGGCGTGACGTCGGGATATATGCAGCGAGCTGCCCGGCGCATGCCCGCCCAGGGCGACCACGAGCCCTGGCTCAACCCGCAGAACTATGCCGAGACCATCGGACTGCTGGAGTCGGTCGACGACGACATTCTCCGCTATGTCTGA
- a CDS encoding gamma-glutamyl-gamma-aminobutyrate hydrolase family protein translates to MKPVIAITGRRISATTLLGVDGRWAACRAEMFWAEFGMKIAEAGGIPVLLPYESAGSEVIARVDALVVTGGQDVDPELWGGPPPTPNSTGGEVLTIDRRRDDYEIALVRHAIARGIPVLGICRGHQVLNVALGGTLVPDLGDNGIRHYSLAEVPDRRPDREHPVDFDEGTLAAELYGARAQVNSWHHQAVDRPGAGLVVSGRAPDGVVEAIELPGRPVLGLQWHPEANVELDPCFPWLVAQAQVTAAPVAAR, encoded by the coding sequence GTGAAACCTGTCATCGCCATCACGGGACGGCGGATCTCCGCCACGACGCTCCTGGGCGTGGACGGCCGGTGGGCGGCCTGCCGAGCCGAGATGTTCTGGGCCGAGTTCGGCATGAAGATCGCCGAGGCCGGTGGCATTCCCGTTCTCCTCCCCTACGAGTCCGCGGGGTCCGAGGTCATCGCACGCGTCGACGCACTGGTGGTGACCGGTGGCCAAGACGTCGATCCCGAGCTCTGGGGTGGACCACCTCCCACACCCAACTCGACCGGCGGAGAAGTACTGACGATCGACCGGCGCCGCGACGACTACGAGATCGCCCTGGTGCGTCACGCCATAGCGCGAGGAATTCCGGTGCTGGGGATCTGTCGCGGCCATCAGGTCCTCAACGTCGCGCTCGGCGGCACGCTGGTTCCGGATCTGGGCGACAACGGAATCAGGCATTACTCCCTCGCCGAGGTTCCGGATCGGCGACCGGATCGCGAGCATCCGGTCGACTTCGACGAGGGAACCCTCGCCGCGGAGCTCTACGGGGCACGGGCACAAGTGAACTCGTGGCATCACCAGGCGGTCGATCGCCCCGGCGCGGGTCTTGTGGTTTCGGGACGTGCCCCCGACGGCGTGGTCGAGGCCATCGAGCTGCCCGGCCGCCCGGTACTCGGCCTGCAGTGGCATCCCGAAGCCAATGTCGAACTGGACCCGTGCTTCCCGTGGCTTGTCGCGCAGGCACAGGTCACCGCGGCACCGGTCGCGGCGCGGTAG
- a CDS encoding Zn-dependent alcohol dehydrogenase — MPVNITAAVLNTAPGKLELETLVLDDPGPDEVLIDVRYAGLCRSDLHEIEGAWPATCPTLLGHEASGVVRSVGDRVATLRPGDHVVTCLSIYCGECRFCLSGRMTLCTRRGSLGSRSQPVLVNARGQSVHPTARLGAFAEAMVVHEHSAVRIPGTMPLAAASVLGCAVVTGLSSVFRSARVEPGSTVAVVGCGGIGIAAIQGARLAGAREIIAVDAVEARLSDAVKFGATATVRAGSVDTVAAVRELTQGGVDYSFEAVGLAATVEQAFAMLGPGGTATVVGLVPDSQPISLRASELFLLEKRLQGALMGSNQFPTDIPGYVRYYEQGRLNLDDMLSAIVSLDEINEGFELMRNAGGTRVVARIGGDS; from the coding sequence ATGCCGGTGAATATCACCGCCGCCGTGCTCAATACGGCGCCGGGAAAACTCGAGCTGGAAACGCTCGTCCTGGACGATCCCGGTCCGGACGAGGTGCTCATCGATGTGCGATACGCGGGATTGTGCCGTTCCGACCTCCACGAGATCGAAGGCGCATGGCCGGCCACCTGCCCGACCCTCCTGGGCCACGAGGCATCCGGTGTGGTTCGCAGCGTCGGCGATCGGGTCGCCACCCTGCGACCCGGCGATCACGTCGTGACCTGCTTGAGCATCTATTGCGGCGAATGCCGGTTCTGCCTGTCCGGCCGGATGACGCTGTGTACCCGTCGTGGCTCACTGGGGAGCCGGTCGCAGCCCGTCCTGGTCAACGCGCGAGGGCAGTCCGTCCACCCGACCGCGCGGCTCGGGGCGTTCGCCGAGGCGATGGTGGTGCACGAACACTCGGCGGTGCGCATCCCCGGCACGATGCCGCTCGCGGCCGCATCGGTGCTCGGATGCGCGGTCGTGACCGGGTTGAGCTCGGTGTTCCGCAGCGCTCGGGTGGAACCCGGGTCGACGGTCGCCGTCGTGGGCTGCGGCGGCATCGGTATCGCGGCGATCCAGGGCGCTCGCCTCGCGGGTGCGCGCGAGATCATCGCCGTCGACGCGGTCGAGGCCCGGTTGAGCGACGCCGTGAAGTTCGGGGCGACGGCGACCGTGCGAGCCGGGTCGGTCGACACGGTGGCGGCGGTGCGCGAGCTGACCCAGGGCGGCGTCGACTATTCGTTCGAGGCCGTCGGGCTCGCCGCCACCGTGGAGCAGGCGTTCGCGATGCTGGGTCCGGGCGGCACCGCGACCGTGGTCGGTCTGGTGCCGGACAGCCAGCCGATATCGCTGCGCGCCTCCGAGCTGTTCCTACTCGAGAAGCGGCTCCAGGGCGCGCTGATGGGATCGAATCAATTCCCGACCGACATCCCTGGCTACGTCCGGTATTACGAGCAGGGCCGGCTGAACCTCGACGACATGCTGTCGGCGATCGTGAGTTTGGACGAGATCAACGAGGGGTTCGAGCTCATGCGCAACGCGGGTGGCACGCGGGTCGTCGCGCGGATCGGAGGTGACTCGTGA